From one Bdellovibrionota bacterium genomic stretch:
- a CDS encoding type II toxin-antitoxin system VapB family antitoxin — MRTTLDIPQDLLEEARRISRLKSKTDIVIHSLQEFIRKNKIERLIALRGKLRLPHIEKVYLKSRGRPLPGRK; from the coding sequence ATGCGAACCACCCTCGATATCCCCCAGGATCTTTTGGAAGAAGCGCGAAGAATAAGCCGTCTGAAATCGAAGACGGATATTGTCATCCATTCTCTTCAAGAATTCATTCGAAAAAACAAAATCGAAAGACTGATAGCCCTGCGCGGGAAACTCCGACTTCCGCATATCGAAAAGGTGTATTTGAAAAGCCGGGGCCGCCCTCTGCCGGGCCGGAAGTGA
- a CDS encoding PIN domain-containing protein, with translation MKIAVDSSVWIEFLRSQRDPLVEHVQELLEADALVLLAPVEVELWLGSRRQERSILSELFSVMEYREPVADSWTWCRRVARRTRERGITFSPVDLLIAGTCAEHARGSLLLWTLDRDFEPLFRSTDLRRYDYIQ, from the coding sequence GTGAAAATCGCCGTTGATTCCTCGGTTTGGATTGAGTTTCTTCGATCCCAAAGAGATCCCCTCGTGGAGCACGTTCAGGAGTTGTTGGAAGCCGACGCGCTGGTTCTGTTGGCGCCAGTGGAAGTCGAGCTATGGTTGGGAAGTCGAAGGCAAGAACGCTCTATTTTGTCCGAACTATTTTCGGTGATGGAGTACCGCGAACCGGTGGCCGATAGTTGGACGTGGTGCCGGCGTGTCGCGCGAAGAACAAGGGAAAGGGGAATCACATTCTCACCCGTGGATCTCCTCATTGCGGGAACGTGCGCTGAACACGCACGGGGGTCGCTCCTTCTTTGGACACTGGATCGTGACTTTGAGCCGTTATTCCGGTCGACGGACCTGCGGCGGTATGACTATATCCAATAG
- a CDS encoding thiolase family protein → MREVWIIGAARTPIGGFLGGLSTLTAPKLGSIAIREAVRRSTVKSEEVSEVYMGCVLTAAVGQAPARQAALGAGLPNKVPCTTVGKVCGSGLKAVMLGTQAIACGDADIVVAGGMESMSNAPFALDKARQGYRLGHGELIDTMIRDGLWDVYNNYHMGNAAELCARECNISRKDQDAFARESYERALRAQKEGLFRGEIVPVEIQGKKGETTLVSEDEEPGRVKFEKIPELKPAFDKNGTVTVANSSSLNDGAAAVILMAGELAKARKLKPLARIVGQAQAAREPEWFTVAPADAISNLFKELNWTGDSVDLYEINEAFAVVSLAVNDRLKLDPKKVNVHGGAVALGHPIGASGARVLATLIYAMMRYEKKRGVASLCIGGGEAVALGVEREVKS, encoded by the coding sequence GTGCGAGAGGTCTGGATAATCGGTGCGGCGCGTACGCCGATCGGCGGATTTTTGGGCGGTCTTTCGACGCTGACGGCGCCGAAACTCGGATCGATTGCCATCCGCGAAGCCGTTCGCCGTTCGACCGTGAAATCGGAGGAAGTTTCCGAAGTCTATATGGGCTGTGTTTTGACGGCGGCGGTCGGTCAGGCGCCGGCTCGGCAGGCTGCGCTTGGAGCGGGGCTTCCCAATAAGGTCCCTTGTACGACGGTGGGGAAAGTCTGCGGATCGGGCCTCAAGGCGGTCATGCTCGGTACTCAAGCCATTGCGTGCGGGGACGCGGATATTGTGGTCGCGGGCGGGATGGAAAGCATGTCGAACGCGCCGTTCGCTCTCGATAAGGCCCGCCAAGGGTACCGGCTCGGGCATGGAGAACTGATCGACACGATGATCCGGGACGGCCTTTGGGACGTATACAACAATTATCATATGGGGAACGCCGCGGAGCTTTGCGCCCGGGAATGCAACATCTCCCGCAAGGATCAGGATGCGTTCGCCCGCGAAAGTTATGAACGGGCTCTTCGAGCTCAAAAGGAGGGCCTTTTTCGGGGTGAAATCGTTCCGGTGGAGATCCAGGGCAAAAAGGGCGAAACGACATTGGTTTCGGAAGACGAAGAACCGGGCCGCGTGAAGTTCGAGAAAATTCCCGAGCTTAAGCCGGCATTCGACAAGAATGGAACTGTGACAGTCGCCAATTCATCGAGCCTGAATGACGGAGCGGCGGCGGTTATTTTGATGGCCGGCGAATTGGCGAAAGCTCGAAAGCTCAAACCGTTGGCCCGGATTGTCGGCCAGGCGCAGGCCGCACGCGAACCGGAATGGTTCACCGTGGCGCCGGCGGATGCCATCTCGAACCTCTTTAAGGAACTGAACTGGACGGGCGATTCGGTCGATCTGTACGAGATCAACGAGGCGTTCGCCGTTGTGTCGCTGGCCGTCAACGATCGGCTCAAGCTGGATCCGAAAAAAGTGAACGTGCATGGAGGCGCCGTCGCACTCGGGCATCCGATCGGCGCGAGCGGCGCGCGAGTTCTGGCAACGCTGATCTACGCCATGATGAGATACGAGAAAAAAAGGGGTGTGGCGAGCCTCTGCATCGGTGGAGGTGAGGCCGTCGCTCTCGGTGTCGAGAGGGAGGTAAAGTCATGA